One part of the Teredinibacter purpureus genome encodes these proteins:
- a CDS encoding DNA topoisomerase 3 — protein sequence MDLYIAEKPSLAKTLAEHLAKGGKTESKKGYIIGDGWVMTWCLGHLYELADPSEYSSEWGGPWRLEALPIIPKTFKYRPVERTKDQLKIVHDLCAKSARIISAADADREGCALLDLVIQHSPFKGPVFRLWPIDLSTKGLDKAFSTIKPNSEYRPLSVSALCRSQADWLVGINFTRLYTCLAQNKGYQGTLSLGRVQTVAFSIVHNRCIEIEEFKPLPHYALEIEFTAEIGKYLAQWVIPSELTNEDGYLIDRAKSEAVKQSVQSSQGLIKDVHIEDKAQSAPLPFSLSQLQTYCSKKWGYAAKQVLNTCQYLYEDLKAFTYPRTDCSYLSEGDFNDAANICTTIIDANNLSSDNLNLDIRSKPRCYNDKKTTAHTAIIPTSCPPNFDRYKNLSPKDQKNKGIGSIEVLENIYMAVSSRFLAQFMPKHQFQSTTIITVCKGYEFKSKGKVVVLNGWKELLDDKDDSDDTENQLPHVRKGESVVVSDSKVLDKRTKAPEYFTEGTLIAAMANISKYIEDEEIRQKLRETDGIGTEATRADIIERLKKIGYLRVDGKKLIVTSMGREIFPSIPPYFKTAAMTAIWERALQRIAEKKIDHNAFEKNIGSWTETQIRMLLDNPPDLALAIDDKYKCKECNAPVIRRSGKFGHYWPCTNRECKTSYKDFKMAPLYPLEGDGNACPECTKTGRDGLMKTRTSKENREKGSPAKIFLGCNKFPECKHAEWKE from the coding sequence ATGGACCTATATATTGCTGAAAAACCTAGCTTGGCTAAAACCTTAGCTGAGCACTTGGCTAAAGGGGGGAAAACCGAAAGTAAAAAAGGTTACATCATTGGTGATGGCTGGGTGATGACCTGGTGTCTTGGTCACCTATATGAGCTAGCCGACCCTTCAGAATATTCCAGTGAATGGGGTGGTCCTTGGCGCCTCGAAGCACTCCCCATAATACCAAAGACATTTAAATACCGGCCGGTTGAGAGAACCAAAGATCAACTGAAAATCGTACATGATTTGTGTGCGAAATCAGCACGTATCATTTCAGCCGCTGACGCCGACAGAGAGGGATGTGCGTTATTAGATCTAGTGATTCAGCACTCCCCATTCAAAGGCCCAGTTTTTAGACTATGGCCAATTGATCTATCCACAAAAGGCTTAGATAAAGCATTCTCGACTATAAAGCCAAATTCTGAGTATCGTCCTCTTTCGGTTTCAGCCTTATGCAGATCTCAAGCGGATTGGCTGGTGGGAATAAATTTTACGCGCTTATACACTTGTTTAGCTCAAAACAAAGGGTATCAAGGAACGTTATCACTTGGACGCGTACAAACCGTTGCCTTTTCTATTGTCCACAATAGATGCATTGAGATCGAAGAATTTAAACCATTACCTCACTACGCTCTCGAAATCGAATTCACCGCTGAAATAGGAAAGTATCTGGCACAATGGGTGATACCTTCAGAATTAACCAATGAAGACGGTTACCTAATTGATAGGGCAAAATCTGAAGCCGTAAAACAATCGGTTCAATCCTCTCAGGGGCTCATAAAAGATGTCCATATCGAAGATAAAGCACAGTCTGCCCCTCTTCCATTTTCACTTTCTCAATTGCAAACGTACTGCTCAAAAAAATGGGGATACGCTGCAAAGCAGGTTTTAAATACATGTCAATATCTCTATGAGGACCTGAAAGCCTTTACCTACCCAAGAACAGATTGTTCATACTTGAGTGAGGGGGATTTTAATGACGCAGCTAATATCTGCACCACAATAATTGATGCGAATAATCTTTCGTCAGACAATCTGAACTTAGATATTCGATCCAAGCCTCGATGTTACAACGATAAAAAAACGACAGCACATACAGCTATCATTCCCACATCATGCCCGCCTAACTTTGACAGGTATAAAAACCTTTCGCCTAAGGATCAAAAAAATAAGGGCATCGGGTCTATAGAAGTCCTTGAAAATATCTATATGGCAGTATCCTCAAGATTTCTAGCTCAGTTCATGCCTAAACATCAATTTCAATCTACAACCATAATCACTGTATGTAAGGGGTATGAATTCAAGTCAAAAGGAAAGGTTGTTGTACTAAACGGATGGAAAGAGTTGCTCGATGATAAAGACGACTCTGATGATACTGAAAACCAGCTACCGCATGTGAGAAAAGGGGAGTCCGTAGTAGTCTCGGATTCAAAAGTATTAGATAAGCGTACGAAAGCGCCTGAGTATTTTACCGAAGGAACCCTTATTGCAGCGATGGCAAACATTTCAAAATATATTGAAGATGAAGAAATACGCCAAAAACTGCGCGAAACAGATGGCATAGGAACTGAAGCCACAAGGGCAGACATTATCGAACGCCTGAAAAAGATAGGATACCTCAGAGTTGATGGAAAAAAACTAATTGTTACGTCAATGGGGAGAGAAATATTCCCGTCTATTCCTCCGTATTTTAAAACAGCGGCAATGACAGCAATTTGGGAAAGAGCTCTTCAACGAATTGCGGAAAAAAAGATTGATCACAACGCATTTGAAAAAAATATTGGTAGTTGGACGGAAACACAGATTCGAATGCTTTTGGATAATCCACCAGACCTAGCCCTTGCTATTGATGACAAATACAAGTGCAAGGAATGCAATGCTCCTGTTATCCGAAGATCCGGGAAATTTGGGCATTATTGGCCATGTACTAACCGTGAATGCAAAACGTCGTATAAAGATTTCAAGATGGCACCTCTTTACCCGCTTGAAGGTGACGGCAACGCTTGTCCAGAATGCACAAAAACTGGCCGGGACGGATTAATGAAAACACGTACGTCAAAAGAGAACAGGGAAAAAGGATCACCAGCAAAAATATTTTTGGGGTGTAACAAATTTCCTGAATGTAAACATGCGGAGTGGAAGGAATGA
- a CDS encoding lytic transglycosylase domain-containing protein, producing the protein MTDYSYIDYVSMAVSDPPSAYHASPITSKCKSEISDRFNIPEIILDAYLKTEGASEGHIRNNSDGTWDVGPMQINSSNWNTFYTKFGVLPVDIRYNGCINLMAGAYIIRGHMDKKGKENITDWNTFFQVAANYHSKTPEVNSRYQEKWVENLTSLLEVKDNER; encoded by the coding sequence ATGACTGATTACTCGTATATAGATTATGTATCCATGGCCGTTAGTGATCCACCTTCCGCTTATCATGCATCGCCAATTACTAGTAAATGTAAATCCGAAATTTCAGATCGCTTCAATATTCCGGAAATAATATTGGATGCATACCTCAAAACAGAGGGCGCTTCTGAAGGGCACATAAGAAACAATAGTGACGGCACATGGGACGTCGGCCCTATGCAGATAAATAGCTCGAACTGGAATACGTTTTATACCAAATTCGGGGTGCTCCCCGTCGACATACGTTACAACGGCTGCATAAATCTTATGGCCGGGGCCTACATAATTCGAGGGCATATGGATAAAAAAGGAAAGGAAAATATCACTGACTGGAATACATTCTTTCAAGTCGCAGCTAATTATCACTCAAAGACACCGGAGGTAAATAGTCGATATCAGGAAAAGTGGGTCGAAAATCTAACAAGTCTACTAGAGGTAAAGGACAATGAGCGCTAA
- a CDS encoding secretion/conjugation apparatus DotM-related subunit, whose protein sequence is MSAKSSPYNNGGNDTLMIVGGALLLVFVLLLIVWFNFHPFISLIVIKIAYVTLPILEAIHSWSASIGLPESYLNIVIPQHVIDDLPNYKYWLPRTDPKTVDFKTFVSFAELTGYSVRLFLPLISILCIVYVWKRSKAARLSRVMNIFTLAKFTMSQFPQIRPAIIEDLLKIDPDKGYFRREDSPIRFAIKNGLIQVYLADFKGQLLPTKVTPTFDKSKSRKEGMEYVIDDYSRGISKLHNRCILDRTKTERLFISQLGKPWTGSTDLAPFTRALYSAFIAFAAGSKDEAFALLDQFNRSWKPPKKKNSSAEIDITGIDKTIEKYEKLPEIKELISSHAYVNTVMARLLEAARTKGRLGTPLFLWIKVVDRVLWYSLNQEGGQCGWSEAAGARAHKIAEKSVGGPLHQPYVETAVSEFEEYLQFREGWIPLPEDLPKTPKEDN, encoded by the coding sequence ATGAGCGCTAAGAGTTCCCCTTACAATAATGGAGGAAACGATACCTTAATGATTGTTGGTGGTGCGCTGCTTCTAGTGTTCGTACTCCTCCTAATCGTTTGGTTTAATTTCCACCCTTTTATTTCACTGATAGTTATAAAGATTGCATATGTTACTTTGCCGATTTTGGAAGCTATTCATTCATGGTCGGCAAGCATAGGGTTGCCTGAAAGTTACTTAAATATCGTAATACCACAACATGTTATTGATGACCTACCTAACTACAAGTATTGGTTACCTCGTACAGATCCTAAAACGGTAGATTTTAAGACATTCGTCTCTTTTGCTGAGCTCACTGGATACTCAGTTAGGTTATTTTTGCCGTTGATTTCCATCCTATGTATCGTATACGTTTGGAAGAGATCAAAAGCAGCCAGATTATCTAGAGTGATGAATATATTTACCCTCGCCAAATTTACTATGTCACAGTTCCCCCAAATTCGCCCAGCGATTATTGAAGACCTTTTAAAAATAGACCCCGATAAAGGCTACTTTAGAAGAGAAGATTCACCGATTCGGTTCGCAATAAAAAACGGCCTGATACAAGTGTACCTTGCGGATTTCAAAGGGCAATTACTACCAACAAAAGTTACTCCAACTTTTGATAAATCGAAATCAAGAAAGGAAGGAATGGAGTATGTTATTGATGATTATTCCAGGGGAATTTCTAAACTGCATAATAGATGCATTTTAGATCGGACTAAAACTGAAAGGCTTTTTATTTCTCAGCTTGGAAAGCCATGGACAGGGTCGACTGATTTAGCACCTTTCACTCGAGCACTATACAGTGCGTTTATTGCATTTGCAGCTGGAAGTAAAGATGAAGCCTTTGCGCTATTAGATCAATTCAATCGCAGTTGGAAACCCCCAAAGAAAAAGAATAGTTCCGCAGAAATAGATATTACCGGTATTGATAAAACTATCGAAAAATATGAAAAACTCCCGGAAATTAAAGAGTTAATTAGTTCACATGCCTATGTTAATACAGTAATGGCTCGCCTACTTGAAGCAGCAAGAACCAAGGGCCGTCTAGGTACCCCCCTATTTCTTTGGATTAAAGTTGTCGATAGAGTCTTATGGTATTCCCTAAACCAAGAAGGAGGTCAGTGCGGGTGGAGTGAGGCTGCCGGTGCTCGAGCTCATAAAATTGCAGAAAAATCAGTAGGCGGGCCTCTCCATCAACCGTATGTAGAAACTGCCGTCTCGGAATTTGAAGAGTATTTACAGTTTAGAGAGGGCTGGATTCCCCTGCCAGAAGATCTTCCAAAGACACCTAAGGAGGACAATTAA
- a CDS encoding TraM recognition domain-containing protein, producing the protein MSVQYRAPEEQQRVRKEYAFKDTRRTTEYFRDEAPKWDVSIVIIFIFCAAPFYNPIIAWLSIPLSITIALWSGGARPNRSLPMKLPCSLSRQIDYNDPKPGQANKFNKASGTILLGNLRKGRTEVWIAGKDLLTHMLLIGTTGAGKTETLISLSACTAFCMGGGIIYVDAKAAPKLLFQFATLARIFGREDDLRIINYITGNRSLKERYWERLSNTTNPFARGTAGTCSQTLVGLMPAGGAENKVFSDKAIAVLNVLMPALVELRDMGVINITPSLIGESIGLTKMMELAKNHIEFSGVHYQNISLSERTVKSIGTFLKALPGFNSNLPPEKQPEEVARQFGFAEGYFTRVLANLAGTFGHIYETELADADFVDIVMNNRILVVLVPAMEQASEERAALGKVVLSSIRTAMAQGLGGKAEGNREDVIDSLPIDLRIPTIIIVDEYAEVAVDGFAVTATQGRGLGMSVVFAGQDLAGFVRASEQEADMIFGNTRLKVLMALEDPEITWRKFKELAGTMKVAEGAGWEQDVDGMDTYKTNISAGIRDADRIDFQDLKEQREGEGHVFERANIHRVQIFHHGIDDKKLVSNFRINRMLKVKSPDPDTLELLQDKVAKNIELERILASGESPEIGNIPTLDKLSVVNGFTEDDRWPWRLLATVSANDPHIPTSTASDVRSIAQNENQDLSSAIESLNKVQESTIKPEDNIEPLLGNEPPKEKEDARKTGATKNNYDFAGMEGMDMDDLMGEESIEEEPVNEAKDEFSERINTALSKAENHWIFKSNTDEGGLTKARRIYGSMVEINGLAGVPERESQSVALDAIEGVTDAVMYPSDDIESKPEDVDDLWDALHSLED; encoded by the coding sequence ATGTCCGTACAATACAGAGCCCCAGAAGAACAACAGCGCGTTAGAAAAGAATACGCATTTAAAGATACGAGAAGAACGACTGAATATTTTAGAGACGAAGCTCCGAAATGGGATGTTTCTATCGTAATTATTTTCATATTCTGTGCGGCCCCCTTTTACAACCCGATCATCGCATGGTTATCAATTCCTTTATCGATAACAATTGCGTTGTGGTCAGGCGGCGCTCGCCCAAATCGTTCTCTCCCAATGAAACTACCTTGCAGTCTTTCTAGGCAGATCGACTATAACGATCCGAAACCAGGACAAGCTAACAAATTTAACAAAGCGAGTGGCACAATCCTTCTTGGAAACCTTAGGAAAGGTAGAACCGAGGTATGGATCGCGGGGAAAGATCTTTTAACGCATATGCTTCTTATCGGTACAACTGGGGCAGGTAAGACAGAAACACTGATTTCCCTGTCCGCGTGTACCGCATTCTGTATGGGAGGCGGAATAATATACGTAGATGCAAAAGCTGCACCTAAACTTCTTTTTCAATTTGCTACCTTAGCAAGAATATTCGGAAGAGAAGATGACCTGCGTATTATTAACTACATTACAGGCAATAGATCCCTTAAGGAAAGGTATTGGGAGCGACTATCGAATACAACCAACCCATTTGCCAGAGGCACTGCAGGGACTTGCTCGCAAACCTTAGTTGGATTGATGCCTGCCGGCGGCGCAGAGAATAAAGTATTTTCTGATAAAGCAATTGCTGTTCTAAATGTATTGATGCCCGCTCTGGTGGAATTGCGCGATATGGGTGTCATCAATATTACGCCTTCGCTTATTGGGGAATCCATTGGGCTAACCAAAATGATGGAGCTTGCAAAGAATCATATAGAGTTTTCAGGTGTCCATTACCAAAATATTTCGCTTTCAGAGAGAACTGTAAAATCTATTGGTACTTTTTTGAAGGCCCTACCAGGTTTCAACTCAAATTTACCCCCTGAAAAGCAGCCAGAAGAAGTAGCCCGTCAATTCGGCTTTGCTGAAGGTTATTTTACACGTGTATTAGCTAATTTGGCCGGTACGTTTGGACACATATACGAAACGGAATTAGCTGATGCTGATTTCGTAGACATCGTTATGAACAATAGGATTCTCGTGGTTCTTGTCCCCGCCATGGAGCAGGCAAGCGAAGAAAGAGCCGCCCTAGGAAAAGTTGTTCTATCAAGTATCCGTACCGCAATGGCCCAGGGTTTGGGTGGTAAAGCTGAAGGTAATCGCGAGGATGTAATTGACTCACTGCCGATTGATCTAAGAATACCAACAATAATTATTGTGGATGAATATGCAGAAGTTGCTGTTGATGGTTTCGCTGTAACGGCAACTCAGGGCCGCGGCCTTGGGATGTCTGTCGTCTTCGCGGGTCAAGATCTTGCTGGCTTTGTGAGGGCTTCCGAACAAGAGGCCGATATGATTTTTGGTAACACTAGGCTAAAAGTATTAATGGCTCTTGAGGATCCTGAAATTACCTGGAGAAAATTTAAAGAACTTGCTGGAACAATGAAAGTAGCTGAGGGAGCCGGCTGGGAGCAAGATGTTGATGGCATGGATACTTACAAAACCAATATATCAGCTGGTATTAGGGATGCTGACAGAATCGACTTCCAAGATCTTAAAGAGCAAAGAGAGGGTGAGGGGCATGTTTTTGAGCGGGCAAACATTCATCGAGTACAAATATTTCACCACGGAATTGATGATAAAAAGCTAGTTAGCAATTTTCGAATCAATAGAATGTTAAAAGTAAAGTCGCCTGATCCAGATACATTGGAGCTGCTTCAAGATAAGGTGGCTAAGAATATCGAATTAGAGAGAATCCTTGCTAGCGGAGAGTCTCCTGAAATTGGAAATATACCAACTTTAGACAAGCTATCCGTAGTAAATGGTTTCACCGAAGATGATCGCTGGCCATGGAGGTTGCTGGCAACTGTTAGCGCGAATGATCCGCACATTCCTACCTCCACCGCATCGGATGTTAGATCAATTGCCCAGAATGAAAATCAGGATTTGTCAAGCGCAATTGAAAGCCTAAATAAAGTCCAAGAAAGCACCATAAAACCTGAAGACAATATTGAACCTTTATTAGGTAACGAACCACCTAAGGAAAAAGAGGATGCTAGAAAGACGGGTGCGACTAAAAATAATTATGATTTTGCGGGCATGGAAGGAATGGATATGGATGATTTGATGGGAGAAGAATCCATTGAAGAAGAGCCCGTTAATGAAGCGAAAGATGAGTTTTCTGAACGAATCAATACCGCTCTATCTAAAGCTGAAAACCACTGGATATTCAAGTCCAATACTGATGAAGGTGGTCTGACAAAAGCTCGTCGTATTTACGGCAGTATGGTTGAGATTAACGGCCTTGCAGGCGTTCCTGAACGGGAATCCCAATCTGTAGCTCTTGACGCTATCGAAGGAGTTACAGACGCTGTAATGTATCCTTCAGATGATATCGAGTCTAAACCCGAAGATGTGGACGATCTATGGGACGCATTACACTCACTGGAAGACTAA